The following are encoded in a window of Heteronotia binoei isolate CCM8104 ecotype False Entrance Well chromosome 9, APGP_CSIRO_Hbin_v1, whole genome shotgun sequence genomic DNA:
- the CLOCK gene encoding circadian locomoter output cycles protein kaput, with product MFFTISNHKMSSIADRDDGSIFDGLVEEDDKDKAKRVSRNKSEKKRRDQFNVLIKELGSMLPGNARKMDKSTVLQKSIDFLRKHKEITAQSDASEIRQDWKPTFLSNEEFTQLMLEALDGFFLAIMTDGSIIYVSESVTPLLEHLPSDLVDQSIFNFVPEGEHSEVYKILSTHLLESDSLTPEYLKTKNQLEFCCHMLRGTIDPKEPPTYEYVKFIGNFKSLSNMPNSAHNGYEGTIQRPHRPSYEDRVCFVATVRLATPQFIKEMSTVEEPNEEFTSRHSLEWKFLFLDHRAPPIIGYLPFEVLGTSGYDYYHVDDLENLAKCHEHLMQYGKGKSCYYRFLTKGQQWIWLQTHYYITYHQWNSRPEFIVCTHTVVSYAEVRAERRRELGIEESLPEIAADKSQDSGSDNHINTVSLKEALERFDHSPTPSASSRSSRKSSHTAVSDPSSTPTKLTMDTSTPPRQSLSTHEKSAQRRASLGNQSLSSQSVGQPLAQPIMPQPTTLQIQQGMSQPMLQFSAQLGAMQHLKDQLEQRTRMIEANIHRQQEELRKIQEQLQMVHGQGLQMFLQQSAPGLNFGSVQLTSGNPSNIQQITPLNMQGQVVQTNQIQGDMNTGHIGTQHMIQQQPLQSTTAQHSQQNVLSGHSQQTSLASQSQNTLSAPLYNTMVISQPATGNVVQIPSTLPQSNNQNAAITTFTQDRQIRFSQGQQLVTKLVTAPVACGAVMVPSTMFMGQVVTAYPTFAAQQQQPQTLSITQQQQSQQEQQQQQQLATIQQPPQTQLTQHPQQFLQTSRLLHGNQSTQLILSAAFPLQQSTFTPSHHQQHQSQQQQQQPQQISRHRTDSMTEPSKVQPQ from the exons ATGTTCTTTACCATAAGCAACCATAAAATgagctccattgcagacag AGATGATGGTAGCATTTTTGATGGTCTCGTGGAAGAAGATGACAAGGATAAAGCAAAGAG AGTATCAAGAAACAAGTCTGAAAAGAAACGCAGAGATCAGTTTAATGTTCTCATCAAAGAGCTGGGATCCATGCTTCCAGGCAATGCTCGGAAGATGGACAAATCCACtgtgttgcagaagagcattgaCTTTTTACGGAAGCACAAAG AAATTACGGCACAGTCAGATGCCAGTGAAATCCGACAAGACTGGAAACCCACATTCCTTAGTAATGAAGAATTTACTCAGTTAATGTTAGAG GCTCTTGATGGTTTTTTTCTCGCAATCATGACAGATGGAAGTATAATATACGTATCAGAAAGTGTAACCCCTTTACTTGAACATTTGCCA tcTGACCTTGTGGATCAGAGTATATTTAATTTTGTCCCAGAGGGAGAACAttcagaggtttataaaatattGTCCACTCATTTGTTAGAAAGTGATTCATTGACTCCGGAATATTTAAAAA CAAAAAATCAGCTAGAATTCTGTTGCCATATGCTCCGTGGGACAATAGACCCCAAAGAGCCTCCTACATATGAATATGTAAAATTTATAGGAAACTTCAAGTCTTTGAGTAACA tGCCTAACTCTGCACATAATGGTTATGAAGGAACCATACAGCGGCCTCATAGGCCTTCTTATGAAGATAGAGTTTGTTTTGTAGCTACAGTTAGGTTAGCTACACCTCAGTTTATCAAG gaaATGAGCACTGTTGAAGAACCCAATGAAGAGTTCACCTCTAGACATAGCTTAGAATGGAAGTTCCTTTTCTTGGATCACAG GGCACCTCCAATAATAGGTTATTTACCATTTGAAGTGTTGGGAACATCTGGCTATGATTATTATCATGTGGATGACTTAGAAAATCTGGCAAAATGTCATGAACACT TAATGCAATATGGAAAAGGGAAGTCCTGTTACTACAGATTTCTTACAAAGGGGCAACAATGGATTTGGTTGCAGACTCATTACTATATCACTTATCACCAGTGGAATTCTAGACCAGAGTTCATCGTATGCACTCACACAGTAGTAAG CTATGCAGAAGTTCGAGCAGAAAGGCGGCGTGAACTTGGTATTGAAGAATCTCTTCCAGAAATAGCAGCTGATAAA AGTCAAGATTCAGGTTCTGACAATCATATAAATACAGTAAGCCTCAAAGAAGCATTGGAGAGATTTGATCACAGCCCCACACCTTCTGCTTCTTCTAGGAGTTCAAGGAAATCCTCTCATACTGCAGTTTCGGACCCTTCAT CTACACCAACAAAACTGACCATGGATACTAGCACTCCTCCAAGGCAGAGTTTGTCCACTCATGAAAAGTCTGCACAAAGAAGGGCGTCGCTTGGTAATCAG TCTTTAAGTTCACAATCTGTTGGACAACCATTAGCACAACCAATAATGCCCCAACCTACAACTCTGCAGATTCAGCAAGGCATGTCTCAG CCTATGCTTCAGTTTTCTGCTCAACTAGGAGCCATGCAGCACTTAAAGGACCAACTGGAACAAAGAACGCGAATGATAGAGGCAAACATTCATCGACAGCAAGAAGAGTTGCGTAAAATTCAGGAACAGCTCCAAATGGTCCATGGTCAAGGCCTCCAG ATGTTTTTGCAGCAGTCAGCTCCTGGATTAAACTTTGGTTCTGTGCAGCTGACTTCTGGAAACCCATCGAACATTCAACAGATTACACCACTTAACATGCAAGGTCAGGTTGTTCAAACAAATCAGATCCAAGGTGATATGAACACGGGTCATATTGGTACTCAACACATGATACAGCAGCAGCCCCTGCAAAGTACCACAGCTCAG CACAGTCAACAAAATGTTCTGAGTGGGCACAGTCAACAGACTTCTCTTGCTTCTCAGTCTCAGAACACGCTTTCAGCCCCCCTGTATAACACTATGGTGATTTCTCAGCCAGCCACAGGAAATGTTGTTCAAATTCCTTCTACTTTACCACAAAGTAACAACCAGAATGCTGCCATTACCACATTTACCCAGGACAGACAAATCAG ATTCTCTCAAGGCCAGCAGCTCGTAACAAAACTAGTCACTGCTCCTGTAGCTTGTGGAGCAGTCATGGTACCAAGTACTATGTTTATGGGGCAGGTGGTTACGGCCTATCCTACTTTTgctgcacagcagcagcagccacaaaCATTATCAATaacacagcagcagcagagccagcaggagcagcagcaacagcagcagcttgCTACCATTCAGCAGCCACCTCAGACTCAGCTGACTCAGCATCCGCAGCAGTTTTTACAG ACATCTCGGTTGCTCCACGGAAACCAGTCAACTCAGCTTATTCTCTCTGCTGCTTTCCCACTGCAACAAAGCACTTTCACCCCATCACACCACCAGCAGCATCAgtcccagcagcaacagcagcaaccgCAGCAGATTTCACGGCACAGAACTGACAGCATGACTGAGCCTTCCAAAGTTCAGCCGCAATAG